In Fundulus heteroclitus isolate FHET01 chromosome 18, MU-UCD_Fhet_4.1, whole genome shotgun sequence, a single genomic region encodes these proteins:
- the gdpd1 gene encoding lysophospholipase D GDPD1: MCAAVYIVSTVTGYVLTSALLLKCPTLLHRRKKERFLGRHISHRGGAGENLENTMAAFKHAVDLGTDMLELDCHLTKDEEVVVSHDGNLKRVCGVNANISDLAYAELPPYLCKLGVTFQRECFCEGGEDKRIPLLRDVFDAFPNTPINIDIKANNDTLIKKVSEMVVKYDREDLTVWGNSRNHIVKKCYKENPHIPVLFSFPRVLQLLGLFYTGLLPFVPLREEFLEIPMPSLITKLKDPDRLTRSHRFIAWLADTLLMRKALFQHLTARGIQVYIWVLNDEEDFQRAFDLGATGVMTDFPTRLKEFMDRNGISKPQ; encoded by the exons ATGTGTGCTGCCGTCTACATCGTTTCAACGGTGACGGGCTACGTGCTCACCTCGGCCCTGCTGCTCAAATGTCCAACTCTTCTGCACCGGAGGAAGAAGGAGAGGTTCCTCGGCAGGCACATTTCCCATCGTGGAG GGGCAGGAGAAAACCTGGAGAACACCATGGCAGCTTTCAAACA TGCCGTGGATCTCGGCACAGACATGCTGGAGCTGGACTGCCACCTGACAAAGGATGAAGAGGTCGTGGTCTCACACGACGGCAACTTGAAGAGGGTCTGTGGCGTCAACGCTAACATCAGCGACCTGGCCTACGCC gaaCTTCCTCCGTACCTCTGCAAGCTGGGTGTAACTTTTCAAAGAG AGTGTTTCTGCGAGGGCGGCGAGGACAAACGCATCCCTCTCCTCAGGGATGTCTTCGATGCCTTCCCAAACACCCCCATCAACATCGACATCAAGGCCAACAACGACACACTCATTAAAAAg GTTTCTGAGATGGTCGTTAAGTATGACAGAGAGGATCTGACTGTGTGGGGCAACTCCAGAAACCACATCGTCAAGAAATGTTACAAGGAG aATCCCCATATtccagttctgttcagtttccCCAGGGTGCTGCAGCTACTGGGCCTTTTCTACACTGGCCTCCTGCCCTTTGTGCCCCTGAGGGAGGAGTTTCTGGAGATCCCCATGCCCTCTCTAATAACTAA acTAAAAGATCCTGACAGATTAACGCGGAGTCATCGGTTTATTGCCTGGCTTGCAGACAC TTTGCTGATGAGGAAAGCTCTCTTCCAACATTTAACTGCAAGGGGAATTCAG GTGTACATCTGGGTGCTGAATGACGAGGAGGATTTCCAAAGGGCGTTTGACTTGGGAGCCACTGGAGTAATGACAGATTTTCCCACCAGGCTCAAAGAGTTTATGGATAGGAATGGGATTTCTAAGCCCCAGTGA
- the LOC105923409 gene encoding ion channel TACAN — MSPSLTEIQEEWESLGQEYQKLQETHRKYIQKLDEISKLQSDCSSSIARHRKRLKEMSRRVDKCTKDSSADDGKTLGDIKEKVKTQEHAFSEMDAYLPKRNGLYLSLVLGNVNVTLLSKQSKFAYKDEYEKFKLYLTVILLLLSFICFFFVSYRFVDAIFNFLLVWYYCTLTIRESILITNGSRIKGWWVFHHYISAFLSGVMLTWPDGKLYQTFRNQFLAYSLYQNFVQCLQYYYQSGCLYRLRTLGERHNMDLTVEGFQSWMWKGLTFLLPFLFFGHFWQLFNSLSLFRMAQLPDCKEWQVRMCGVCFLVLFTGNFFTTLAVVRHKLKSRNQKPKSM; from the exons atgtctCCGTCGTTGACAGAAATTCAGGAGGAATGGGAATCTCTGGGGCAAGAATATCAAAAACTTCAG GAGACACACAGAAAATATATACAGAAACTGGATGAAATCTCCAAACTCCAGAGCGACTGCTCGTCGTCCATCGCCCGTCACAGGAAAAGACTTAAAGAGATGTCACGCAGAGTAGATAA GTGCACTAAAGACTCATCAGCGGATGATGGGAAGACTTTGGGTGACATAAAAGAGAAAGTCAAGACACAAGAACACGCTTTCTCTGAAATGGACGCTTACCTTCCCAAGAGAAATGG GCTGTACCTCAGTCTGGTTCTTGGGAATGTGAATGTGACTCTTCTCAGCAAGCAGTCAAA ATTTGCCTACAAAGATGAATACGAGAAGTTCAAGCTGTACCTCACGGTCATCCTGCTGCTGTTGTCTTTCATATGTTTTTTCTTCGTGAGCTACAG ATTTGTGGACGCAATCTTCAACTTCCTGCTGGTTTGGTACTACTGCACATTAACTATCAGAGAAAGCATCCTCATCACAAACGGATCCAG AATCAAAGGATGGTGGGTTTTCCACCACTACATCTCAGCCTTTTTGTCTGGTGTTATGCTGACATG GCCAGACGGCAAACTTTACCAGACATTCAGGAACCAATTCCTCGCCTATTCCTTATATCAAA ATTTTGTTCAGTGTCTGCAGTACTATTATCAGAGTGGATGCCTGTACAGGCTTCGAACGCTGGGAGAAAGACACAACATGGATCTGACTGTAG aGGGATTCCAGTCCTGGATGTGGAAAGGGCTGACGTTCCTCTTGCCCTTCCTGTTTTTTGGTCAT TTCTGGCAGCTCTTCAACAGCCTGTCTCTGTTCAGGATGGCTCAGCTCCCAGATTGTAAGGAATGGCAG GTCCGGATGTGTGGCGTCTGCTTCCTCGTTCTGTTCACGGGAAATTTCTTCACTACGCTCGCAGTTGTTCGTCACAAGCTGAAAAGCAGGAATCAGAAACCTAAGAGCATGTGA